AGCGCCACAACCGGCTCTTCGCTTTTAAAATTCCCCAGCGCGATGGCGATGATTCGCCGCACATCGGGGGTATCGTCCTCTTTCAGGGCCTTCATCAGCGGCGCAAGCGTCCCTTCGGCTTTGATGTGGTTCATGGCAATAGCCACCTCCACCCGGACGGCGAACCGGGTATCGGCCATCAGGCCGACCAGGGCCGGCACGGCGGGGAGGTATTTAATCTTTCCCAGCGCTTGGGCGGCCGCTTTGCGCACCTCCCACGATTCCGCTTTCAGCAGTTCCATTATGGCGGGGCCGGCGATGTCGGCTTCCATGTTGCCGAGGCCCGCGAGCGCGGCGATGCGCGCCTGATCGTTTTCCATGCCCAACATCTGCAACAGCGGATGCACGGCAATTTCCGGTTTCAGCTTGCAGAGCATCAGCGCGGCGGCCTTGCGGACGCGCCACGGCATTTGAACGTCTTTTTTCTGTCCGCCGGCCAGAGGCCCCGCGCCGGAGGGAGCGGCCTTGTCATCCTCATCCCCCTTCAGGGAGACCCCCTTCAAAATAGCCTTGCGCGGATCGGCTTCGTCGCCCAGAAGCTTTGCCAGCAGGTCGGCCGCTTCCACCACGTTCAGTTTTCCCAGCGCGTAGATGGCAGCTTCTTTTACCGGCGGTTCCTTGTCCTTGAGGAGCTTCGCCAACGCCCCTTTCGCGGAAGTTGCCCCCATTTCGCCCAACGCCATTGCCACGGCGCGGCGGACGTTCGGATTCTCGTCCTCGCTGAACTTGATAAGCTGGTCGATAAGCTGCACGGATACGCCTCCACGAAATTGTAATGCCCCTATGCGGCAACCTTCAATTTATCAAATTCTTCCCGAATATCAAAGTTATTCGTTTGCTGGCGGGGAAATGGCCGTTGCCATGCGGAATCAAGGGGAAAGAAATTCTAAAGGCGGATGAGGAGGGATCCCCAGGTGAAGCCGCCGCCGAAGGTGACCATCAGCACGAGATCGCCTTTTGCGACTTTCCCCTGTTCCAACGCTTCGTCCAGCGCGATCGGGATGCTGGCGGCGGCGGTGTTGCCGTACTTTTGCAGATTGCTGAAAAAGTGCTCTTCCGGCATGCCGAGCTGCTTTGCCACCGCGCTGATGATCCGCAGGTTCGCCTGATGGGGGATCACCAGCTTGATGTCGGCGGGCGTCACGTTGTTCTCCTTCATGGCTTTAGTGGCGGCATCGGCCATCATTTTCACCGCCACTTTGAAGGTGCTGTTGCCGACCATCGCCAGCGTATATTTTTTCTCCGCCACCAGTTCCGGCGTGAAGCGGCTGCTGCTGCCGCCGCCGGGGGCGTAGAGAAATTCGCTTTTCGAGCCGTCCGAAAAGATGTTGGCGGAGAGGATGCCGTCAGCCGTATCGGAGGCTTTCAACAGCACCGCCCCGGCGCCATCACCGAAGAGGACGCAGGTGGCGCGGTCCTCCCAATTGAGAATGTGGCTATACACCTCCGCGCCGATCACCAGCACGGTTTTGTACTGGCCGCCGCGGATGAAGGCGTTGGCCACCGACATGCCGTATACCCAGCCGCTGCACGCGGCCAGCATGTCGAACGCGGCGGCGTTG
This is a stretch of genomic DNA from Nitrospinota bacterium. It encodes these proteins:
- a CDS encoding HEAT repeat domain-containing protein is translated as MQLIDQLIKFSEDENPNVRRAVAMALGEMGATSAKGALAKLLKDKEPPVKEAAIYALGKLNVVEAADLLAKLLGDEADPRKAILKGVSLKGDEDDKAAPSGAGPLAGGQKKDVQMPWRVRKAAALMLCKLKPEIAVHPLLQMLGMENDQARIAALAGLGNMEADIAGPAIMELLKAESWEVRKAAAQALGKIKYLPAVPALVGLMADTRFAVRVEVAIAMNHIKAEGTLAPLMKALKEDDTPDVRRIIAIALGNFKSEEPVVALAEAARKDEAWQVRKAAVQSLGNIRSAACVAPVMEALADAHEEVRAAAGAVYPRLASSVGGHSAD
- a CDS encoding ketoacyl-ACP synthase III codes for the protein MPHAVIAGTGRHLPDKVLTNHDLEKMVQTSDQWIVERTGIRERRIAGKGTSASDLAVPAAQKALAAAKVTPEEVDLILVGTSTPDMFFPSTACFVQAKLGCVNAAAFDMLAACSGWVYGMSVANAFIRGGQYKTVLVIGAEVYSHILNWEDRATCVLFGDGAGAVLLKASDTADGILSANIFSDGSKSEFLYAPGGGSSSRFTPELVAEKKYTLAMVGNSTFKVAVKMMADAATKAMKENNVTPADIKLVIPHQANLRIISAVAKQLGMPEEHFFSNLQKYGNTAAASIPIALDEALEQGKVAKGDLVLMVTFGGGFTWGSLLIRL